CTACGAACGCAGTGAGTTGCTTCCTATTCATCAACTGGACCTACCAGGAGCGGGACCTCGGCACGATCCGCGCCATGTCCGACTTCGTCGTGGAGTTCCAGTCTTCCATGCGCGGCGGGATTCTTCGCAACTCCATGCGCATCTCCGAGATGGAGGAGGATGGGATCCGGACGAACTGGATCCCGTACACGTTCAAGGACCTCACCGGTGTGACCGTGTACTTCCCACGGATCATGGTCACGGGTCCGTTCAACGCAGGCAAGTCCACGGTGGTCAAGGCCCTCTGCGAGAAGTCGATCAGTATCGACCGGATGGGCACAACCGTCGCGTTCGACTACGGGAGCGTGAACATCACCGGCATCGAGGCCGAGGTCTTCGGCACCCCAGGCCAGGAGCGCTTCGAGTTCATCTTCCGCATCTTCGCCCGCGAGGTCAGCGGCGTGCTGCTCGTCGTCGACGCGACCCGCCCCGAGGACTTCACGCGGGCCACGCACATGCTGGAGCTCATCGGGCCGCGGATCCCGTACGTCGTCCTCGCGAACAAGTCCGACCTGCCAGGAGCCCTGGATCCGGGGGCCATCGCTCGGAAGATGGAACTCCCCGACGGAACGCCGGTCATCGCGACCATCGCGACCGAGGGCCAAGGCGTGAGCGACGCCCTGCTGATCCTGGCTGAGATGATCATCGGGGTGAGGTGAGATGACCGACGGGGCGCACACCCGATTCATCGCGATTCTCCAGGAGCTCCGACGGATCCCCGACGTGGTCGCGGTGGCGCTCGCACGCCGCGATGGCCTCCTCATCGCACACCTCCTGCCGAAGAACATGGATCCGAAGCGAATCGCGGCGATGGCGGCCGCGATCGTGGGCACCTCGGAGATGGCCGCCGACGAGATGGGGCTGGGCTCGTTCTTCCAGTCCATCGTGGACAGCGGCAAGGCCAAGATGCTGGCCACGGGGGCCGGCGAGGAGGGCATCCTGATCACGATCGTCCGCACGGACGCGAACATGGGCCTCGTCCTGCTCAGCGTCGGGAAGGCGGTCCAAGCCATCGAGGAGCTCCTGGAGCGCACCGCCGTGGAGGTGCAGGCGTGACCGACGTGTGGCAACGCCTGGAGGACGCCATGGACGATCTCGCCCACGTCACCGACATCCAAGCCGCTGCCGTGGTACGACGCGACGGCCTCGTGATCACACACACCCTCCCCGACGGCGTCGATCCCAAACTCGTCGCGGCGATGACCGCCGCGATCGTCGGGACCTCGGAGATGGCCACGGTCCAACTCGCCCAGGGGAGGTTCGAACGGGCCATCATCGAATCCGACGAGGGGAAACTGCTCAGCGTCGGCGCCGGGGAGGAGGCCCTCCTGGTCGCGTTGGTCTACAAGGACGCGAACCTGGGGCTCGTGCTCATGGCCATGGAGAAGACCGCGCGGCAGGTGGACGTCATCCTGCACGAGGAGGCTGCATCGTGAAGACCGAGGGCGAAGGGGTGTGAGATGCCCGGGACTCCCGATGGG
This sequence is a window from Thermoplasmata archaeon. Protein-coding genes within it:
- a CDS encoding roadblock/LC7 domain-containing protein gives rise to the protein MTDGAHTRFIAILQELRRIPDVVAVALARRDGLLIAHLLPKNMDPKRIAAMAAAIVGTSEMAADEMGLGSFFQSIVDSGKAKMLATGAGEEGILITIVRTDANMGLVLLSVGKAVQAIEELLERTAVEVQA
- a CDS encoding roadblock/LC7 domain-containing protein encodes the protein MTDVWQRLEDAMDDLAHVTDIQAAAVVRRDGLVITHTLPDGVDPKLVAAMTAAIVGTSEMATVQLAQGRFERAIIESDEGKLLSVGAGEEALLVALVYKDANLGLVLMAMEKTARQVDVILHEEAAS
- a CDS encoding ATPase domain-containing protein, whose translation is MGEPPVGKRVKTGIQVLDDRLHGGFPCPSTLLLFSDKPTEKRLFAEHFAVEGARAGETTLYVDFYRAPALARTELSRFGKFPPEQLIIVDAISSQLLMKSEEKYRIADIGSLTGITDTIVDAIRTERPARVVIDSMEFLADRFPKEAVLAEWRRIIQEATATNAVSCFLFINWTYQERDLGTIRAMSDFVVEFQSSMRGGILRNSMRISEMEEDGIRTNWIPYTFKDLTGVTVYFPRIMVTGPFNAGKSTVVKALCEKSISIDRMGTTVAFDYGSVNITGIEAEVFGTPGQERFEFIFRIFAREVSGVLLVVDATRPEDFTRATHMLELIGPRIPYVVLANKSDLPGALDPGAIARKMELPDGTPVIATIATEGQGVSDALLILAEMIIGVR